The Telopea speciosissima isolate NSW1024214 ecotype Mountain lineage chromosome 11, Tspe_v1, whole genome shotgun sequence genome includes the window TATATTTTCGTAAATGTTCAGAGAGAGAGTCTAGAGAGAATGGAAAAGGGGAGGATCGATTAGCTTACTCTTTCAGCGATGCTGTGAGGATCAGTGGCCTGACCTCTCCTAGCCCTAACCCTCTGCCTTGGTTGAGCCTGACCACCTGAAGCCGGGGCAGCTTGATTCATCCCAGTCGATGGAGCACCGTAGCTTTGGTTCGAAATGGAACCGCTCTGATGCAATTACAATTACAACCAAAGAATGAGAAACATTGATGAAATCTGTAAAATTTTACCACAAATTAAACCAAATTGTAAATGAACAAGACGAAGAAATAACCACCTGAGGATGGTGGAAATGCTGTTGGTTCCCTGTTTGAACCGTCCGAGCCAGAGATCCGGTGAAGCCATTGTATAGAGCTTGAACTGAACCCTCCCCAGTCTGAAAATTAAAACGAAATTTAATCACAAAATTCTTTGATTTAAATTCAAGcgaatatttaattttttgatttgatgGACTAACGGGAGATTTGAAGGAACCGTCGACAACATCTTCGCGAGATCGATCAAGAATGAGTCGAGAATCTGAGGAATCAGCACTTCCTAGGGTTAATGGAAGCGGAAGAAGACCGTGCTCGCCGCCGGGAGCTGCGGTCGGCGATCTAGTCAAGCCACCGCCACCTACGCCTCTCGAGAGGAGCAGATGTTGCTGAAGCATCATCGATTTGCCAGTCGGAGAATTACCGCTTATCTGATGCTGTCTCAACCGAGACGCCAGCATAGTCGACTCGTCGAAAGAGTAGTGAAGATTTTCGGTCTGCGAACCCGACTGGTCCTCTGAAGGCTTGTTAGTCGAACCGCCGATTGGGATGTTGAAGAGCTTCTGGTTGCCACCGTTACTGGTGGCCGCGGCGGTGGCGTTAGGGTTTTGAGGGTTAAGGTCCCAAGAGGATTTGTTCCCAGGGAGCTCAGGCCAGGAAGGGATATTAGACAGCATTTGCTCGAGGAAATCATCCTGAGAAGGGTGTTCATAGTGAGAGCCCTGAACCTGATGCATCAGAGGGTTTGGGATCCGCTGCTGTTGACCGTTCTGAAGCTCTGGAACTGGGATTTGAGACGGATTCAAGCTTGCCGTTAT containing:
- the LOC122646672 gene encoding bHLH transcription factor RHL1-like isoform X1, producing MQPCSREMQGMTSITASLNPSQIPVPELQNGQQQRIPNPLMHQVQGSHYEHPSQDDFLEQMLSNIPSWPELPGNKSSWDLNPQNPNATAAATSNGGNQKLFNIPIGGSTNKPSEDQSGSQTENLHYSFDESTMLASRLRQHQISGNSPTGKSMMLQQHLLLSRGVGGGGLTRSPTAAPGGEHGLLPLPLTLGSADSSDSRLILDRSREDVVDGSFKSPTGEGSVQALYNGFTGSLARTVQTGNQQHFHHPQSGSISNQSYGAPSTGMNQAAPASGGQAQPRQRVRARRGQATDPHSIAERLRRERIAERMKSLQELVPNANKTDKASMLDEIIDYVKFLQLQVKVLSMSRLGGAAAVAPLVADMSSDASGGGIGGGLGRSSNGNQTAPSSNDSISVTEHQVAKLMEEDMGSAMQYLQGKGLCLMPISLATAISTASCHSRNPPSGSSTPHPHPNNNNPLVSSNADGPPSPSMSVLTVQSASMGNGGFDTSVKDATSVSKP
- the LOC122646672 gene encoding bHLH transcription factor RHL1-like isoform X2; this encodes MQPCSREMQGMTSITASLNPSQIPVPELQNGQQQRIPNPLMHQVQGSHYEHPSQDDFLEQMLSNIPSWPELPGNKSSWDLNPQNPNATAAATSNGGNQKLFNIPIGGSTNKPSEDQSGSQTENLHYSFDESTMLASRLRQHQISGNSPTGKSMMLQQHLLLSRGVGGGGLTRSPTAAPGGEHGLLPLPLTLGSADSSDSRLILDRSREDVVDGSFKSPGSVQALYNGFTGSLARTVQTGNQQHFHHPQSGSISNQSYGAPSTGMNQAAPASGGQAQPRQRVRARRGQATDPHSIAERLRRERIAERMKSLQELVPNANKTDKASMLDEIIDYVKFLQLQVKVLSMSRLGGAAAVAPLVADMSSDASGGGIGGGLGRSSNGNQTAPSSNDSISVTEHQVAKLMEEDMGSAMQYLQGKGLCLMPISLATAISTASCHSRNPPSGSSTPHPHPNNNNPLVSSNADGPPSPSMSVLTVQSASMGNGGFDTSVKDATSVSKP